From Diospyros lotus cultivar Yz01 chromosome 4, ASM1463336v1, whole genome shotgun sequence, a single genomic window includes:
- the LOC127800167 gene encoding myb-related protein MYBAS2-like: MSCGAVMAQHHLGWATVMEEGCWRKGPWTAEEDRLLIEYVKVHGEGRWNSVARLAGLKRNGKSCRLRWVNYLRPDLKRGQITPHEENIILELHARWGNRWSTIARSLPGRTDNEIKNYWRTHFKKKAKTALDGASGKAKARLLRRQQFQQQQQQLLNQLELKRIISLLDDNQMRQEVAGSSPYPNSIADQVFFCPFFNGFCAGSTHQHVAEEAAAAAATSSTEESINLWDGLWNMDDVHGSNLSMAFAANKAGLMQTLANPF; this comes from the exons ATGTCTTGTGGGGCTGTGATGGCTCAACACCACCTGGGGTGGGCTACTGTCATGGAAGAAGGCTGCTGGAGGAAAGGCCCTTGGACTGCTGAAGAAGACAGGCTGCTCATTGAGTATGTCAAGGTGCATGGTGAAGGAAGATGGAACTCTGTGGCCCGGCTTGCAG GGCTGAAGAGGAACGGCAAAAGCTGCAGATTGAGGTGGGTGAATTACTTGAGGCCGGACCTGAAGAGGGGGCAAATCACCCCACATGAAGAGAACATAATTCTTGAGCTCCATGCTCGGTGGGGAAATAG GTGGTCAACAATCGCTCGGAGCTTGCCTGGAAGAACCGACAACGAGATCAAGAACTACTGGAGGACTCATTTCAAGAAGAAGGCAAAGACCGCCCTGGACGGCGCCAGTGGGAAGGCCAAAGCCCGGCTGCTGAGGAGGCAGCAGtttcagcagcagcagcagcagctgctAAACCAACTCGAGCTGAAGAGAATCATCTCACTGCTCGACGACAATCAGATGAGGCAAGAAGTAGCTGGTTCCTCTCCATATCCCAACAGTATAGCTGATCAAGTTTTCTTCTGCCCCTTCTTCAATGGCTTCTGTGCTGGATCAACTCATCAGCATGTGGCtgaggaggcggcggcggcggctgcCACCAGTAGTACTGAAGAAAGCATAAATCTGTGGGATGGCCTCTGGAACATGGATGATGTCCATGGCAGCAACTTGAGCATGGCATTTGCAGCTAACAAGGCTGGCCTCATGCAAACTTTAGCCAATCCCTTCTag